The window GAGACTGTTAAGATGCAGATGTTGCTTTATGGATGGATGCTGGAGTTCTGTAAATGTTGACCTGGATTCTCTTTTGTCAACTGGTCCTTAATACCCCCCTTCTTCCATCTTCCCCATATCACCTggttctctgctctctgcactAAACAAAACATTTCCATGCCTGGTGCCTCGGTTGAATTTGTCCATGGAAGAGGATGCCCCAGGTGAGGATCAGAAGGAGGAAAAATGGGATGAAGGGTCATGCCTCAGCTCCTTCCTGGTGGGCTTCCTGGACGGCTGTATCCTGCTGTTGAGGTTCACCAGGCTTCCCAAGTTGATCTCTGCACTCTCCCTATAGATTATGGGGACTCCTCCCCTGTTCTGGTTTGGCCTACTTCATAATAGTTTCTCTACTATTAAGCCCCAAGGCTGTGCTTTCCTGGTGGTTCTCCACATTCACAGCTTGACAAGTAAATCCTCttaaagcctctttttttttttttttaaagaaggtagtcttttaaatttaattttctaaatgtgcattggtgttttgcctgcatgtatgtctgtgtgagggtgtcagatctcctggaactggagttacagagagtaactgttgtgagctgctgtgtgggtgctgggaattgaacacagatcctttggaagagcagccagtgcccttgaccactgaaccatctctccagcccggtcttttattttttgatattgtaatataatcacataatttccccttttcttctttcctcccaccaaatCCTTCTATGTACCTCTCACtgctttccttctttaaattcatggtctcttttcctttaattgttgttacacacacacacacacacacacacacacacacacacacacaaacacttctaaacacaacctgctcagtttgtataacgttacttgtatgtatatgttttcagggctgaccatttggtattgggtaactAATTGATGTGCTTTTCcctgggaagactatttcttctgttctcaggattccttagttgcctgtagttctttgtctaggaatAAGATATCCTGAGCTTTCTCCTTTCATGTTAACATATCTATTGGTGTTTGTCCTTGTTtgggtcatgtttaggcagccatgttgcttgagacttcatgggtgtgcttctgacatttctaggagacacaatctcacagctaactccctgttcttctggctctgagagtctttctgcttcctcctccacagtgatccctgagcctcaggtACAGGAGTGGTGTTGTACATGTATCAGTTGGGATTTGGCTTTgtaactctgtattttgattggttgtagccTTATGTAATtggtctgctgcaaagagaaatttctttgatgaTGGGTAATAgctacacttgtctgtgggtataaggacaaatatttagaatgtagttagtgGCTATATTGGTTCAGTaaagtggttgtaggttctcctccaagatccacaacttcactagccctggaGAGTTGgtttccagtgccaggcatgaattccctcttgttgagtgggtcttaagtccaattagagagctgttggttacagcCAAAATGAATTCAGTCAATAGGAATTATAAGCTCtgaatgccaccactgcccttaaAGTTACTGTGTCATGCTGGTGGTTGTTGTGGCTCATAGACATCATAGCCGGGTAGGATTGTTGGTTACTTCTCTCTTTTAGGAGCTTGTCTGACGACTTCTGGTACcctgaaagctagtcctcagggaggaagctTTCTGGTCAGATCCAGTTTGGGGCCTCTGGGCCTTGTGTCTAAAGTGTATGGTGTTtttagcaatagggacttacctacCACTTCTGGGAGGCAGCCAATggcaataataatataatatatacattacatatacTGATTTATGAAAGTGATATATTTAGGTAGACAGTTAATAGTGTGATTCCTTATTACTTTTTTAGACATCTATTATCTTATCCTTCTCCCTACTGCTGTATATAacccccactcccctccctgaTTAGAACCCTCTTCATTTTTCCCATTTACCCCTTCAGATCACTTGTGCCCTACTATTCCCTTAATCTATTgctcctccctcccatccctgaAATGGTCCCTTTTCACTTTTCTGGTTTTTGCTGTTACTCCACGTTATGTATTCATATATGAAGATTTGGAGGAAGAGCCTCAGGTGAGATAgaacatgtgatgtttgtctttctgagtctgagttacttcATTGACTATGATCTTTTCTAGCCCCACCCATTTACCCGCAAAGctcatgatttcattgttttttacagctgaaaaGTATCCcgagtgtatatgtaccacatctcCATTATCCATGTGCCAATCaggctgtttctgtttcctagctATGGTGATGAGGGCATCAGGGATCATGGCTGAGCAGGCATCTGTCGGGTAGGATattgagtcctttgggcatatgcaaggaatggtatagttgggtcatgtgatagatttatttttagattcCTGAGGGTTCTCCACACTGGTTTCTAGATGGCAGGGCCAGTTTGCAATCCCTAAATAGTGAATGAGGGTTCACCTTTCCCCACACCCCCTCCAGAatttgttgatctttgccattctgactgaggtaaCGAAaactcaaagttgttttgatttgcatttccctgattgtcaaggatgatgaacacttttggttttttttttttgagatttttcttagcttttttttttcttccttcttttgagaactcccaGTTCAGACCCCAAATCCATTTTTTTGAAtgggtcatttttttaaatctttgtgttTTGACGTCTttacatattcttttattttaagtgtggCATTTATTTCCCCTAAGAACCCGACTGGTCACAGGTATCAGGTGTCTCTACTTCCTTGAGATGCCATTCTTTCCCTCCTTTTTTGGGTAGGCCTGGTTTCCAGGAGCTAAATGCAAGCATGATGATGATCTAACTCTTTGACCCTTTCTAGGTGAGTAGTGATTTTCCCCAGAgcattgattcttttttttgaATTTGAGACTCTGGGTCTGTGAAAGGGAGCATTTACACAGGGAGTGTTGTTGGCTTTAGTGTGCATTTGCATAAAATCATTGAGTGCcatgatttttatgtcttttaatcTTTAGTTTTTTCCAAGTCTCCCAAgaataacaaaattagagataaaTTTTAGGCTGAAGTTAGTGTTAAAATCTAGTTTTTCCCCTCTGGCTGGGGGATAATAGTACAAATTTTCCGAGTATGGACTACTGTGAGTTTATCTTGCCTAGTGGAGTTAGATTTTAGTGTACTGTAGTCACAGATGCAAATGACAGCCGATAAAGAGCGGGCTGCTGTGGGCAGCTGTCGAGAATGTGATACCTGGAGGGTCCCTAGCTCCATAACTAGTATGCAATCTGTACAACTGTGTGCTGTGACCCAAGGAGGGACCATGGTCATCCCTAGTGCTGATATGGCAGAGTGAGGTGGAGTTCACTCCTGTCTGTATCTCTGGCCTTTCTGGAAGTTTTGAAAAGTCTTACACTTTCGCTTCAAATATCTGACCTGTAGTCTTGCTATTGCTTTTAGCTATTTATAATACCACAGCTAAATGGCTCATCACAACATGTCATGCCGGAGGGTCCTCCATGGAAGACTCAGTCTTACACTTTCGCTTCAAATATCTGACCTGTAGTCTTGCTATTGCTTTTAGCTATTTATAATATCACAGCTAAATGGCTCATCACAACGTGTCATGCCGGAGGGTCCTCCATGGAAGACTCAGTTTTGGGAGCATCAGGATGAAGAAAGAGAGTGGGGCCTAGTGTCTGGGAACCTGGGTTCAGCCCTCTCTGGGAAATCAGAAGCAGGTTTCCACAGGCCTCTCAGAATCACAGACTTCTTAACTACACAACAGGGCTGAGTGGCTTTTTTGTAAGTTTCAACTGATGAACAATATTACACATTTAAAAGAGCCCAATCCACAATAAatgcaacaaatatttattggtcTATTCTTACAAAGGCCAAGactataaaagtaaaatatctttttataatACTGTTAGGTAGGAATTTATAGAAAATATTCCTAGGTAAGCCTCTCAGGCACTAGCTTatagcagtctctctctctctctctctctctctctctctctctctctctctctctccctccctccctccctctctctctccacgatctcatgtagcctaggctggccttaaattcactatgtagcctaggctggccttgaacttctgatcctccggcctccacttcacaagtactgggattataggcctgtaccaccatgcctgtctctaCAGGTTTTTTTTATTCAGCAAGAATTGTTTGGGAGTATGAAGAGAGACATTTATTCGGATTGAGAAAACTGCACGAGGCATTCAGCTGTAGGGGCTGAGGTGTCAAGGTCTGCACAGTCCAAAAtggttgctggtttttgtttttctctcccaCATCTTGACCTTCTCTATCTCTAGACAGAGACTACTGGCAAAGAGGTTTCCCTTTTGTCCTTGAAAAGTTTTCCCAGACAGCGTTTGTGCTTAGAAGTTAGATAGAGCTAAGACTCTTTCACCCTTATCCTAAGCGGCACATAGCACATGCCTGAATCTGGAACCGGTCTCCTCTGGTGTCAGATATAGGAGAAACAACATTAAATTGTTGTTATTCACGGCAAGATGGGTCCCTCAGCTCTGGCCATTTTTCAAAGACACTGTTCTCTATGGTGAAGGGGTTGGGGCATGAGAAGGGAAGGGTAGTGTAGAGAAGGGTTTAACTTGAAGCAGGGATATCATCTCCTGTACCCTTCTTCTTGAAGTCAAACTTTTCAGTGTTCTTCTTTGATTCCAGGAGCCCAAACAACCACGGAGTCTAGTTCCAGCGGCAAGGCTTCCAGGAACAATAATGATATCTTCTGTTTGTGTAGTGCCTTTTGCTTCGGAAAGCAGAACTGGAATCTCACTTGACCCTCACATAAACCCAGTGAGGTGGCGGTTGGGGAGgcattaatttctttattttacagccATGAAATCCAAGGAGATATTAAGTGTCTCGCCATGATCTCATAGCACATAAGTGATACAGCCTCAGTCTCCTGGGGCCCAGTCAAGTATCCTTTACTTATGATGCATCTTCTAGACTATTAATATCCTTTAAAAAGTTTGTAACGGGATCTTTAATGGACATGCAGTATGTGTTTGGTTTGAAATTCAAAAAGTTACAAAAGATGAAACAGTGAAAACCAAGTCTTCCTCCCTGTTCCTCTTGTCTCTAGCAACATAGAACCTGAGTATGCTACCATTGTTATTCTTGTGTTCTTTGGGAATACCCTCTTTTGAATTTTTAAGTTACTTATCAGCATGCATTAATTGTATAAAATGATGGGTTTTATTATGACACTTTCGTACCAGTTTATGTCACTCGTTATGGTTCACAGACATCATTTCTGGCTAGGACTgttggtttcttccttcctttggaacCTTATATGATGCCTTCTGGTACCGTGAAAGACAGTCCACAGGGAGGAGACTTTCAGGTCAGATTCAGTTCGGGTCCTCTGGGTCCTGGGTCCAAAGAACATGGTGCTTTCAGCAATAGCAGCTTACCTTCCATCTTTGTGGGGATGACCAATTGCAACAGCAATAGCTTGCAATGTTTTGTGATTCTCACGGACAAACCCAATTTATACCTATTATCTTCATTACCCCATATGCTTGCCCAGAAATCACTAGCTCGAGTCAGCTTTCTTTATATCTTCCCTATGTAATGTATTTTGTTCCTATTGACCTTCTATGGTGTTTATAAACACAAacttgtttcttctctttccccagtAGAGTTTAGGAAACAAGGTAGTAGACAGGGCTGCTGAGAACCAGCCTTCAAGAAGTTGATCAATGAATAATGGCACGTACCTATAATGACAGCACTTATGCTGcagggccagcctgttctacattgcaagctccaggctagccaagactaatggtgagaccctgtctcaaaacaagacaaaaacaaataaataaataaaaacaaaaaagaagttgcTGAATGATTTCACATGGGCTTTATGAAAACATATTAACCATTGTAGCTTCATTTTTAGGAGTTTAAATGGCACGTTTTAACTTTTCAGACATGGAAGAGCTTAGCTCTTCAAACTAATTGAGATGAGTAGTTAAAAGATGCTCTCACTAGACGCTCTTTCCCACTAATGGTAATACTAAATAATAGTAGGTAAGTCCTAGCATGATTTCCTAAGAGCATTCTACTACTTTTTGTATAGTACTTTCTTGAGGCCTCACAGCAACACCGTGTTCGACTTTCTGTCAAGAGAATAACTCAAGGGAAGAAAGACTTACTTCTCTCACAGTGTTGGCAGTTTCAGTCCAGACCATAGGGCAGATGTGGCATCTCAGAACAGCTCTGTTCACTGTAACCAGGGATCAGGAAGACAATGACCACAGTTGtgggttttctcctttctcccactTATTCTGGGTCTTTAGCCTAGGGGATGATACCACCCACATTCGGGGTTGCCATCTCCTCTTTAGTTAGTCTGCTTTGGAAGTGCCCTTGCAGATACACCCCGAGGTGTGCTTAATTAGTGTTAGGTCTTTCTCAATCCAATCAGTTGATAATAAGATCACCCATCATAAGAACTATAATCACGTATGATTATTCTCTATGTTTTTCAGTCAAGAAGATTGAGCGGCAGGCTTAAGTGATTTCCTCAAGACCACACATGCAGTAAATAAGTGCTGAAGCTAGAAGGTCCAAAGCAAGGTGACTTTACCTCAAGATCCACATGGTTAACCTCTGTGTCACTGTGAAGAAAATAGTTCCTTTGGCTGACTAGCTCCTGGGAACAATCTGTTGAGGAAGAAGGAACTCCTGGAGAGCTTGCTCTTTCCTTCTGGCTTACTTCTGGTGTTAAGTTGACACTTGATCAGCTTTTGCCTTCTATCTATAGTCTCCCTTCTGCCAGGCTTATGCTTGAGGGTCTGGAATTTGCTTTCAGGTTCAAGAGGTTATTTCCTTTCTTCCGCTACTTCTAAATTAGAGCTGGGAAGACTTCTTCCTCTTATAAGTACTTGGCAATGTTTTCTAGAACACAACCACCACTGAGAGGTAGAAGTTGAAGAAAGCCATCTTGTATGATGGAAATGTGAACTCTTACATCCCCAGTCTTAGAGTTAGTCCCCATAATCAAGGCGTACTCTCCACAATGTCATAGTATTATATGTATCAGCTCTTCTGATGtagcacatatttttttaattatcctgAGGTGAAGGACAGACTGTCCTTTCAATCCACTGCACACCAAAGCTAAATACTCCATTCATTCTATTGAGACTGACCAAGTAAACATCGTCCATGAATtggtcacattaaaaaaaaatctatagatcACGACTTCCAGAAGCCTGACTGTCTTCTCGTCACTTGCTCTGTAGCTTCAACTTCACCAGATCTCGGAATGGACCCCAACTGCTCCTGCTCCACCGGCAGCCCCTGCACCTGCTCCAGCTCCTGCGGCTGCAAAAACTGCAAGTGCACCTCCTGCAAGAAGAGCTGCTGCTCTTGCTGCCCTGTGGGCTGCTCCAAGTGTGCCCAGGGCTGTGTCTACAAAGGGGCATTGGACAAGTGAACGTGCTGTGCCTGATGTGAGGACAGTGCCCCTCCCATGTGTAAATAGTATGGACCAACCCAGAGTTTTTCATGCGGCTCTACCCTGTTTACTAAACCCCCTTTTCCATAAAATATGTGAATAAAAAGCCATTttgattctaaaaaaaaaatctataatccACAGATAAAGCAATCAGATGTGTCATTGCAAATTTCTGTAGAAAGTTTTATATCAACTCTTTTTGCAAATCAATAGTTTAGGGTTGACAGTTGTGTGAAACCACAGTCTAGGTGGTCTTATTTATTGGATACTGAGAACTGATTAGCCAAGTGTGGTTTTAACATCAACTGCCAATTTAACACagcctggagtcatctgagaagagggccCCAACTGAGGAGTTGCCTAgataagattggcctgtgggagtgtctgtgggagactgtcttgatcattaattgatgtagaagggcccagcccactgtgggtggtaccattccctagaCAGGGATGGACTACATCAGAATGCTGATTGAATATGAGCTGGCCTGTGAGCCAGCTGGCAAacatcctccatggttcctgctatAAGGTCAGAGGTCATGTTGTGTGGACTAGCAAGCAGGCATACTTTCAACTTTCTAGTTTGAATCACTCCCTTGGCTTCCCTCATGACGGTTTGTGATCTGGAAGTGTGAGCTGAAACAAACCTGTTCCTTccttacattgcttttggtcacagcaatggagATGAAACTAggttcctcttttttttaaagatttatttattttttatgtatatagcattctgtctgcatgtacacctgcatgccagaagagggcaccagatctcattacagatggctatgagccaccatatggtttctgggaattgaactcaggacctctgaaagaacacccagtgctcttaactgctgagccatctcgccatcCCTAGGTTCCTCTTATGATAACACCAAGAGTCCACAGCTAtgtctaatttaaaaatgggtgGCAACTCTTCACTTAAAACAGCAGGGAACAATGGAATGCATTACTGATTCTTAATATTATAATTTCTCCAAACACAGAGTTAGTTTGGAGATAACATCACTCAGGTATGGTTAGGGAAAGGGAAAGCTTCCAGAATTCTCTACAGGAGCTGACTCTTGTTTTCTCATTTCgccttactttatttttatttcca is drawn from Peromyscus eremicus chromosome 11, PerEre_H2_v1, whole genome shotgun sequence and contains these coding sequences:
- the LOC131921925 gene encoding metallothionein-1 codes for the protein MDPNCSCSTGSPCTCSSSCGCKNCKCTSCKKSCCSCCPVGCSKCAQGCVYKGALDK